A region from the Rufibacter sp. DG15C genome encodes:
- a CDS encoding YkvA family protein — protein MWQKLKQWAKQLKADIQALALAVQDARVPWYAKVMAGITVAYALSPIDLIPDFIPILGYLDDLLLLPIGIWLSIKLIPPVLFQEFKEQVALTGKQKLPQSKTAAILIILLWLVILCWAGGLAWHWYQNR, from the coding sequence ATGTGGCAGAAACTGAAACAATGGGCGAAGCAACTCAAGGCAGACATCCAAGCATTGGCCTTGGCGGTGCAGGATGCTCGGGTGCCGTGGTACGCCAAAGTGATGGCCGGTATTACGGTGGCGTACGCCCTCAGCCCCATTGACCTCATCCCAGACTTCATCCCCATCTTAGGTTACCTGGATGACCTCTTGCTCCTGCCCATTGGCATCTGGCTTTCCATTAAACTCATTCCGCCGGTTCTGTTCCAAGAATTTAAGGAACAAGTGGCTTTGACCGGAAAACAGAAATTACCTCAAAGCAAAACTGCGGCCATCTTGATTATTCTCCTTTGGCTGGTCATCCTGTGTTGGGCAGGTGGATTGGCTTGGCACTGGTACCAGAACCGCTAG
- a CDS encoding DUF72 domain-containing protein — MDLEPNQLYIGTSGWSYAWRGIFYPEDIKSADMLPFYAEHFNCTEVNSSFYHFTMEKTIQKWLDTTPAHFKFAPKMHRSITHENRLQNVEEPLRKWMDRFLVMGDRLGPVLVQLPGSFHYNELIAKHFFTLLRELYPDTVFALEVRHASWHTEEVLELLEEFEISLVVISAGKRWPALATSTTNTVYMRLHGHEQLYRGAYPAEEMERFAYMAQDWLMDGKQVWAFFNNTIGGNATADADRLKQAILNL; from the coding sequence ATGGACTTAGAACCGAATCAACTCTACATAGGCACCTCGGGCTGGAGCTACGCCTGGCGCGGCATCTTTTACCCCGAGGATATCAAGTCAGCGGACATGCTTCCGTTTTACGCCGAGCACTTTAACTGCACCGAAGTCAACAGCAGTTTCTACCATTTCACGATGGAGAAGACCATCCAGAAATGGCTGGACACTACACCCGCACATTTTAAGTTCGCGCCCAAGATGCACCGCTCCATCACGCATGAAAACCGCCTGCAAAACGTGGAGGAGCCTCTGCGCAAATGGATGGACCGGTTTCTGGTGATGGGAGACCGGCTGGGACCCGTACTGGTGCAACTGCCCGGAAGCTTCCATTACAACGAGCTCATTGCCAAACACTTTTTCACGCTCTTGCGGGAGCTGTACCCAGACACGGTCTTTGCCCTGGAGGTGCGGCACGCATCCTGGCATACTGAGGAGGTGCTGGAACTACTAGAGGAGTTTGAGATTTCTCTGGTGGTGATAAGTGCCGGAAAACGCTGGCCCGCGCTGGCCACCTCAACTACTAATACGGTCTACATGCGCCTGCACGGCCATGAGCAACTGTACCGCGGCGCCTACCCCGCCGAGGAGATGGAACGGTTTGCTTATATGGCGCAGGACTGGCTCATGGACGGAAAACAAGTGTGGGCTTTCTTCAACAACACCATCGGAGGGAACGCCACAGCAGACGCTGACAGGTTAAAGCAGGCTATTCTCAACCTCTAG
- a CDS encoding methylmalonyl-CoA mutase subunit beta translates to MMNTSASDSLFPEFTAPTPAQWEEKISKDLKGIAPQELHWQSYEGIDVAPFYTKENLPQGLQYQTQPGEFPFLRSPKTGTNTWLNLQAIRVTGKGHEAVDKAADALTRGADGIHFIIENGVDFDVDYLVQHLSLGDVPVSYTVSSDAATFLHHLVTGLYRKGISLNQLNGFLKCAPILSSESYRQLDMEHAKHLLEQTLDAPNFYALTINGAHFSNKGATLVQEIAITLAIAVCYTNGLTNEILPVERLFRDMQFHLSVGTNYFFEIAKFRAVRLLWSKVVEAYKAPVESAGHLRIHASTSRWHQATLDPHTNLLRHTTELMSAIMGGVDSVEVEPFDSTYKEPNAFSERIARNISIILKEEAYLHQAIDPAAGSYYIEYLTQEIAEKAWALFQEIEGLGGFMAASNSGFIQDLIKEASNQKFKNIASGKEVILGTNKYPNTNEKHDYNPEALMQSRDFDNTRAAYPYEVMRLATEMHLRKKQRRPLAVVVHMGPAIQEHIHASFAREFFTCSGFTTQVVKVNTVNEALASVKPLDAQVIVMATPEQAFSDFADEFARGMRDQHKQGPALILADDPLHLKDELRANGFDEFLFQGCDTKEIITRIQERLGA, encoded by the coding sequence ATGATGAATACTTCCGCTTCTGATTCCCTTTTCCCCGAGTTCACCGCCCCAACACCCGCGCAGTGGGAAGAAAAAATCAGCAAAGACTTAAAAGGCATTGCCCCGCAAGAACTGCACTGGCAGAGCTATGAAGGCATTGACGTGGCGCCTTTCTATACCAAAGAAAACCTGCCGCAAGGGCTCCAATACCAGACCCAGCCCGGCGAATTCCCTTTCCTGCGCTCCCCTAAAACCGGCACCAACACCTGGCTGAACCTGCAGGCTATACGCGTGACTGGCAAAGGCCATGAGGCCGTAGACAAAGCGGCAGACGCTTTAACTCGCGGCGCCGACGGCATCCATTTCATCATTGAAAACGGCGTAGACTTTGACGTAGACTACCTGGTGCAGCATTTATCCTTGGGTGATGTTCCAGTTTCTTATACCGTTTCTTCTGATGCCGCTACCTTCCTGCACCATCTGGTGACGGGCCTGTACCGCAAAGGCATATCCTTAAACCAGTTGAACGGCTTCTTAAAGTGCGCACCCATTTTGTCATCTGAGAGTTACCGTCAGTTGGACATGGAGCACGCGAAACATCTGCTGGAGCAAACCCTGGATGCACCCAACTTCTATGCCCTTACCATCAACGGTGCGCACTTCAGTAACAAAGGCGCTACGCTGGTACAGGAAATTGCCATCACGTTGGCCATTGCCGTGTGCTATACCAACGGGCTGACGAATGAGATTCTGCCGGTAGAGCGCTTGTTCCGTGATATGCAGTTTCACCTATCTGTGGGCACCAACTACTTCTTTGAGATTGCCAAGTTCAGGGCCGTTAGGTTGCTATGGTCTAAAGTGGTGGAAGCCTATAAAGCTCCGGTAGAATCAGCGGGGCATCTACGCATTCATGCCTCTACTTCGCGCTGGCACCAGGCTACCTTAGACCCGCACACCAACCTGTTGCGCCATACCACTGAGCTGATGAGCGCCATCATGGGTGGCGTTGATTCTGTGGAGGTAGAGCCCTTTGACAGCACTTATAAAGAACCGAATGCCTTTAGCGAGCGCATCGCCCGCAACATCTCTATCATCTTAAAAGAAGAAGCCTACCTGCACCAAGCCATTGACCCGGCCGCCGGTTCTTATTACATTGAGTACCTCACCCAGGAGATCGCTGAGAAAGCCTGGGCGCTGTTCCAGGAGATTGAAGGTCTGGGTGGTTTCATGGCGGCGTCTAACTCGGGCTTCATCCAGGATTTGATAAAAGAGGCCAGCAACCAAAAGTTCAAGAACATTGCCAGCGGCAAAGAGGTGATTCTGGGTACCAATAAATACCCCAACACCAACGAAAAGCACGACTATAACCCCGAGGCTTTGATGCAGAGCCGAGACTTCGACAATACCCGCGCCGCCTACCCGTATGAAGTGATGCGCCTGGCCACCGAAATGCACCTGCGCAAGAAACAGCGTCGTCCGTTGGCGGTGGTGGTGCACATGGGGCCAGCCATTCAAGAGCACATTCACGCCTCCTTCGCCCGCGAATTCTTCACTTGTTCTGGCTTTACTACCCAGGTGGTGAAAGTAAACACGGTGAACGAGGCTTTGGCTTCAGTGAAACCCTTGGACGCGCAGGTGATTGTAATGGCCACGCCCGAACAGGCTTTCTCAGACTTCGCAGACGAGTTTGCCCGCGGCATGCGCGACCAGCACAAACAAGGCCCGGCGCTTATTCTGGCAGATGACCCCCTGCACCTGAAAGATGAACTAAGAGCCAACGGCTTTGACGAGTTCTTGTTCCAAGGCTGTGACACCAAGGAAATCATCACCCGCATTCAGGAACGCTTGGGCGCATAA
- a CDS encoding DUF4440 domain-containing protein — translation MKRLLLLFTLLFTHLTMADSLKNELTSITAESPIEGARKGLDGQVNAWNAGNLEAAMSFYWNSPEMLWISKNGVEKAWQPVLEMFEQDFKDRSTMGTYSYEPLHLEALGKDAALYVIRWKIERDGKRLMGGISSQVWKKMNGKWVITSEHAS, via the coding sequence TTGAAACGCTTACTTCTGTTATTCACGCTTCTGTTCACGCACCTAACCATGGCTGATTCCTTGAAAAACGAGCTTACTTCTATCACTGCTGAAAGCCCCATAGAAGGTGCCAGAAAAGGCTTAGACGGACAGGTAAACGCTTGGAACGCGGGCAATCTGGAAGCCGCCATGAGTTTCTACTGGAACTCACCGGAGATGCTCTGGATAAGCAAGAATGGCGTAGAAAAAGCCTGGCAACCGGTGCTGGAGATGTTTGAGCAGGACTTCAAAGACCGAAGCACCATGGGCACCTACTCCTATGAGCCCCTGCACCTGGAAGCTTTAGGGAAAGACGCCGCGCTTTATGTTATCAGATGGAAGATTGAGCGAGACGGCAAGCGACTGATGGGTGGCATCTCCTCCCAAGTCTGGAAAAAGATGAACGGCAAATGGGTGATTACCTCTGAGCATGCTTCTTGA
- the scpA gene encoding methylmalonyl-CoA mutase, translating into MKPDFTKIPFTFSGSSGQNKPKTEAKTWKTAERLPLQNFYTKEDTQAFEHLDFAAGLPPYLRGPYSTMYVKNPWTIRQYAGFSTAEESNAFYRRNLAAGQKGLSVAFDLATHRGYDSDHPRVVGDVGKAGVAIDSILDMKILFDQIPLDQMSVSMTMNGAVLPILAFYIVAAEEQGVKPEQLSGTIQNDILKEFMVRNTYIYPPEPSMKIIADIFAYTSQHMPKFNSISISGYHMQEAGATADLELAYTLADGLEYVRTGLAAGMDIDTFAPRLSFFWAIGMNHFMEIAKMRAARMLWAKLIKQFNPKSDKSLALRTHCQTSGWSLTEQDPFNNVARTTVEALAAALGGTQSLHTNALDEAIALPTDFSARIARNTQIYLQQETHITKTVDPWGGSYYVEALTHQLAHRAWDLIQEVERLGGMAKAIETGLPKMRIEEAAARKQARIDAGKDVIVGVNKFKPESEEQLEILDIDNTAVRESQLTRLANLRENRDDAAVFAAMDALTNAAETGEGNLLELAVQAARVRCSLGEISYALEKVYGRHKATIRAISGVYSSEISDDENFGKAQALADKFALQEGRRPRIMVAKMGQDGHDRGSKVIATSFADLGFDVDLGPLFQTPEEVALQAAENDVHVVGVSSLAAGHKTLIPSLIAELKKLGREDIMVIAGGVIPAQDYQFLFDAGVSGVFGPGTVISVAAQEILEKLLKA; encoded by the coding sequence ATGAAACCAGATTTCACCAAGATACCATTTACGTTTTCGGGCAGTTCTGGCCAAAACAAGCCAAAAACGGAAGCCAAGACCTGGAAGACTGCGGAGCGCTTGCCCTTGCAGAACTTCTACACCAAGGAAGACACGCAGGCCTTTGAGCACCTGGACTTTGCCGCCGGGCTGCCGCCGTATTTGCGCGGTCCGTACAGCACCATGTACGTGAAGAACCCATGGACCATTAGGCAGTACGCCGGCTTCAGCACCGCCGAGGAATCCAATGCCTTCTACCGCCGCAATCTGGCGGCTGGGCAGAAAGGTCTCTCGGTGGCGTTTGACTTGGCCACCCACAGAGGCTATGACTCTGACCACCCACGCGTGGTAGGCGATGTGGGCAAAGCAGGCGTGGCCATTGACTCCATTCTGGACATGAAGATTCTGTTCGACCAGATTCCTTTGGACCAAATGAGCGTGTCCATGACCATGAACGGCGCGGTGTTGCCCATTTTGGCCTTTTACATTGTGGCCGCTGAGGAACAGGGCGTAAAGCCTGAGCAGTTGAGCGGCACCATCCAGAACGACATCCTGAAGGAGTTCATGGTGCGCAACACCTACATTTATCCGCCGGAACCCAGCATGAAGATTATCGCCGATATCTTCGCCTACACCTCCCAGCACATGCCCAAGTTCAACTCCATCTCCATCTCGGGCTACCACATGCAGGAAGCCGGGGCCACGGCAGATTTGGAGCTGGCCTACACCTTGGCAGACGGTCTGGAATACGTGCGGACCGGCCTAGCCGCGGGCATGGACATTGACACCTTCGCGCCGCGCTTGTCCTTCTTCTGGGCCATTGGCATGAATCACTTCATGGAGATTGCCAAGATGCGTGCCGCCCGTATGCTGTGGGCCAAGCTCATCAAGCAGTTCAACCCGAAGAGCGATAAGTCCCTGGCCCTGCGCACGCACTGCCAAACCTCTGGATGGAGCCTGACGGAGCAGGACCCGTTTAACAACGTGGCCCGCACCACCGTGGAAGCTTTGGCCGCCGCCCTAGGCGGAACACAGAGTCTGCACACAAACGCCTTGGACGAAGCCATTGCCCTGCCCACCGACTTTTCGGCGCGGATTGCCCGCAACACCCAAATTTACCTGCAACAGGAAACGCACATCACCAAGACCGTGGACCCGTGGGGCGGCTCGTATTACGTAGAGGCCCTCACCCACCAGCTCGCTCACCGCGCCTGGGACTTGATTCAGGAAGTGGAACGATTGGGCGGAATGGCAAAAGCCATTGAAACCGGCCTGCCGAAGATGCGCATTGAAGAAGCCGCGGCTAGAAAGCAGGCGCGCATTGACGCCGGCAAAGACGTGATTGTGGGCGTGAACAAGTTCAAGCCAGAGTCTGAGGAGCAGTTGGAGATTCTGGACATTGACAACACCGCCGTGCGCGAGTCCCAGCTGACTAGATTGGCCAATCTGCGTGAGAACCGGGATGATGCCGCTGTCTTCGCTGCCATGGATGCCTTGACCAACGCCGCCGAGACCGGGGAAGGCAATCTGCTGGAGTTGGCTGTACAGGCCGCCCGCGTGCGTTGCAGCCTGGGCGAGATTTCCTATGCCCTAGAAAAAGTGTACGGCCGTCACAAGGCCACCATTAGAGCAATATCAGGCGTGTACAGTTCAGAGATTTCAGACGATGAGAACTTCGGGAAGGCCCAGGCGCTAGCCGATAAATTTGCCTTGCAGGAAGGTCGCCGACCAAGAATCATGGTGGCCAAAATGGGCCAGGACGGCCACGACCGCGGCTCCAAAGTCATCGCCACCTCTTTCGCGGATTTGGGCTTTGACGTGGACCTGGGCCCGTTATTCCAGACCCCAGAAGAAGTAGCCCTGCAAGCCGCCGAGAACGACGTGCACGTGGTAGGCGTGAGCAGTCTGGCCGCCGGCCACAAAACATTAATCCCTTCTCTGATTGCTGAGTTGAAAAAGCTGGGCCGCGAGGACATCATGGTCATTGCGGGCGGGGTGATTCCGGCGCAAGATTACCAGTTCCTGTTTGACGCAGGTGTGTCTGGCGTGTTCGGGCCGGGCACCGTGATTAGCGTAGCCGCGCAGGAGATTCTGGAAAAGCTGTTGAAGGCGTAA
- a CDS encoding DUF1801 domain-containing protein, with translation METLVFSPQVSAYIQHQESELQPLLQRLRRFILQAAPQVEERFIYKCPFYYYLGQLCYMSTTKTGSAYLGFVKGMHLSNAQGLFAEPDTKQIRKVFFHSGQPFPEAGLRELLQEAILYNELKPSQQTLCKRRAVAH, from the coding sequence ATGGAAACTCTGGTATTTTCACCGCAGGTGTCGGCCTATATTCAGCACCAAGAAAGTGAGTTGCAGCCCTTGCTTCAGCGTCTCAGGCGTTTCATTCTGCAAGCGGCCCCGCAGGTAGAGGAGCGATTCATATACAAGTGTCCTTTCTATTATTACCTGGGCCAGTTGTGTTACATGAGCACTACCAAAACTGGGTCTGCCTACTTGGGTTTTGTCAAGGGAATGCACCTGAGCAATGCGCAAGGACTCTTCGCAGAGCCTGACACCAAACAAATCAGAAAAGTCTTCTTCCACTCAGGTCAACCCTTTCCAGAAGCCGGTTTGCGGGAATTGTTGCAGGAAGCCATTCTCTACAATGAGTTGAAACCCTCGCAACAGACCTTGTGCAAACGCAGAGCTGTCGCGCATTAG
- the meaB gene encoding methylmalonyl Co-A mutase-associated GTPase MeaB, with amino-acid sequence MPKRFTPEEYAQGVLAGNRVLLSRAITLVESTLPSDQTLAHQVMEQILPYAGKSVRVGITGVPGVGKSTFIEAFGNYLLEQHGKKLAVLAIDPTSQRTGGSILGDKTRMETLAANPSAYIRPSPAGKTLGGVARSTRESILLCEAAGFDVIFVETVGVGQSETAVHEMVDFFLLLMLAGAGDELQGIKKGIMEMADAVAITKADGANLHPATSAQAEYQGALHLFPLGASKWSPRVTVCSAYEKTGLAPLWESVMDYVQLTQGNGYFTQRRKDQNLHWLKHSIRQSLEERFYQHPLVMAQWDRIAQQVVEGQKSPFAAAEELLNSAHA; translated from the coding sequence GTGCCCAAAAGATTCACCCCAGAAGAGTATGCCCAAGGCGTGTTGGCCGGCAACCGCGTGCTGCTGAGTAGAGCCATCACACTGGTAGAAAGCACCCTGCCCTCAGACCAAACCTTGGCCCATCAAGTCATGGAACAGATCTTGCCGTATGCGGGTAAGTCTGTAAGAGTGGGGATTACGGGCGTGCCGGGCGTGGGTAAAAGCACTTTTATTGAAGCCTTCGGGAATTACCTGTTAGAACAGCACGGCAAGAAACTGGCGGTGCTGGCCATAGACCCCACCAGCCAGCGCACCGGCGGAAGCATCTTAGGCGACAAGACCCGCATGGAAACATTGGCCGCCAACCCATCTGCCTACATCAGACCTTCGCCGGCCGGCAAAACCCTGGGCGGCGTGGCACGCAGTACCCGCGAGAGCATTCTTCTTTGTGAGGCCGCCGGCTTTGACGTCATCTTTGTGGAGACCGTGGGCGTGGGCCAGTCTGAGACCGCAGTGCATGAGATGGTAGACTTCTTTTTATTGCTTATGCTAGCAGGCGCCGGCGATGAACTGCAAGGCATCAAGAAAGGCATTATGGAAATGGCCGACGCCGTGGCCATCACCAAGGCCGACGGCGCCAACCTGCACCCAGCCACCAGCGCACAGGCTGAGTACCAGGGCGCCTTGCATCTTTTTCCGCTGGGCGCTTCTAAATGGAGTCCGCGCGTGACCGTCTGCTCTGCCTATGAGAAAACCGGTCTAGCCCCGCTCTGGGAATCTGTGATGGACTACGTGCAGCTCACCCAGGGCAACGGCTACTTTACCCAGCGCAGAAAAGACCAGAACCTGCACTGGCTTAAGCACAGCATCCGGCAGAGTTTAGAAGAGCGCTTCTATCAGCATCCTTTGGTCATGGCCCAATGGGACCGCATTGCCCAGCAGGTGGTAGAAGGCCAGAAATCACCGTTTGCCGCCGCCGAAGAATTGCTCAATTCAGCGCACGCGTAA
- a CDS encoding DUF3857 domain-containing protein yields MQLRSSQLRRWTALLLLLVYLLPAFPALASTAPSPLEEAWTKFHENKRAEARELFKKASLESSYNAEAHLGLSMLAALDRPSTEAFAEFQQFFQASNNPYPYVYALWSTPSLMEGSGKKTAAQVAFLKKLTTDPLADGTLKAMAYSSLGNHYENSNQIATANQMYALIGALDKWQVVGEFENMSGSGFSKEFGPLGHPQANASFVNKHGAPISWFALPGTRNNKWIDFTYHFYSDDAILFAQTFVNSPKEQQAQLRLGVSGSIKAWVNDRLVYADDIERNNDLDTYLTPVTLKQGHNRILVQIGESYAERSNFMARLTDDKGQPLPGLTATATAQAYTADKGEMPTPLPLSYEEFFKAIIKQQPQQVLPQLLLAQTYLRNDKTADARRVYRQVQKMVPTNSYLTMCLIDAYQRESNRTSLATALEWLKEHDPELPFALSLNYQDEIEKENYTQALALVDQMEKAQGQTEEILARRIQVLSNQKQYNEVLSLAEKGYAAYPQSAAFMDLKYTIEKNVNKSQTNAANVLKKYLKENRSYPTSQKLASLYFDKGDITDGIKLYQQYMVEEPVSVGIQHTLGNIYYQAQNYKMAEESYRKVLQISPYIGTYWADLAKTFEAQQKKAEALQAIQKAVQLDPTDYESLRKLRQLENKKEVFSYFPQNDVYALIKNAPKAAAFPEDNSLILLDDVQKVVYKGGASEEKRTVVVKVFNQKGVEDWKEYGVSYHNMQRLIVEKSEVVKQNGSKVPAESNDDQLVFTNLEPGDAIHISYKLENHLKGKLAPYFWDRQFFSHFLPYQTTRYSLLVDPETKFQHKMTQGTLEPKVQASDEFKLYVWEQKNHAGLKSEDKMPVLADVGQTLYLSSFPDWNFISSWYADLASSKARPDFEVKQAVEELFADKKNLTPIQKARSIYEYITSNITYSSISFRQSGLIPQKPADVLNTKIGDCKDVSTLFVAMCQEAGVPAQLVLVNTRDNGLHDLTLPSIDFNHCIAKVTLPGKETYVELTSNFLPFGSFHQSMLQSGILEIGDGKAPASRTLTHLNPGNRPLNIIDRKSTVKLVGSNISVEEDYYRTGAMAADAKQRYRDASQKEREKMIHESFGSVLTGFKLTKLSFKGLEGTQDTVKSHIAYQATDMVTQVGGMSLFSLPWFNKASAQDFTFNETRTTPVDLSQSLYADHDRATITMTLPDKKVLAEMPLPVKLSCPVAEYSLTCKKVNNQLVFTRELRFTKDIIEPQQMAAFEEFYKKVIAADAKQLALK; encoded by the coding sequence ATGCAGTTGCGTTCTTCCCAACTACGCCGGTGGACAGCTCTCCTTTTGCTACTGGTGTACCTTTTACCTGCTTTCCCGGCATTAGCCTCTACCGCTCCTTCTCCTCTTGAAGAAGCTTGGACCAAATTTCATGAAAACAAACGCGCCGAGGCTCGGGAGTTATTCAAAAAAGCAAGTCTAGAATCTTCTTACAACGCAGAGGCCCACTTAGGACTTTCCATGCTGGCCGCTTTGGATAGGCCTTCAACGGAGGCTTTCGCTGAATTCCAGCAGTTCTTTCAGGCTTCTAACAACCCATATCCGTATGTGTATGCCTTGTGGTCTACCCCTTCCTTAATGGAAGGAAGCGGAAAGAAGACCGCGGCTCAGGTAGCCTTCTTGAAAAAACTCACCACAGACCCCTTGGCCGATGGGACCCTAAAGGCCATGGCCTATTCCTCGCTTGGAAACCACTATGAGAATAGCAACCAGATAGCTACGGCCAACCAGATGTACGCCCTAATTGGCGCTTTAGACAAGTGGCAGGTAGTAGGCGAGTTTGAGAACATGTCTGGCAGCGGGTTCAGCAAGGAGTTTGGTCCGCTGGGGCATCCACAAGCCAATGCCAGCTTTGTAAACAAACACGGGGCGCCTATCTCTTGGTTTGCCCTGCCCGGCACCCGCAACAACAAATGGATTGACTTCACCTACCATTTCTATTCAGATGATGCCATCTTATTTGCCCAGACGTTTGTAAACAGCCCCAAAGAGCAGCAAGCTCAACTTAGACTAGGTGTTTCTGGCTCTATCAAGGCCTGGGTGAATGACCGCCTGGTATATGCAGATGACATAGAACGCAACAATGACTTGGACACCTACCTTACCCCAGTAACACTTAAGCAAGGGCATAACCGTATTTTGGTGCAGATAGGTGAAAGTTACGCTGAGCGCTCTAACTTCATGGCACGTCTTACAGATGACAAAGGCCAACCCTTGCCAGGCCTTACTGCTACTGCCACTGCCCAGGCTTACACCGCAGACAAGGGAGAAATGCCCACGCCGCTTCCTTTGTCTTATGAAGAGTTTTTCAAAGCCATAATAAAACAACAGCCGCAACAAGTATTGCCGCAACTGTTGCTGGCTCAGACGTACCTGCGCAATGACAAAACCGCAGACGCCCGCCGCGTATATCGCCAGGTACAGAAGATGGTGCCTACCAACAGCTACCTGACCATGTGCCTGATTGATGCCTACCAACGGGAGAGCAACCGCACGTCCTTGGCAACAGCCTTGGAGTGGCTAAAAGAGCATGACCCTGAGCTTCCTTTCGCCCTTAGCTTGAATTACCAGGATGAAATTGAGAAAGAAAACTACACGCAGGCCCTAGCGTTGGTAGACCAGATGGAAAAGGCCCAAGGTCAAACCGAGGAAATTCTGGCCAGGCGCATTCAGGTGCTTTCCAATCAAAAGCAATACAATGAGGTACTTTCCTTAGCGGAGAAAGGGTACGCTGCCTATCCGCAGAGCGCGGCCTTCATGGACCTTAAATACACCATTGAGAAGAACGTCAACAAAAGCCAGACCAATGCGGCCAACGTGCTCAAGAAGTACCTCAAAGAAAACCGATCATACCCTACCTCTCAGAAACTGGCTTCGCTTTATTTTGACAAGGGAGACATCACAGACGGTATAAAATTGTACCAGCAATATATGGTAGAGGAGCCTGTATCTGTGGGTATACAACATACGCTAGGCAACATTTACTACCAGGCCCAGAACTACAAGATGGCCGAAGAGTCTTACCGCAAGGTTCTGCAAATCTCCCCGTACATTGGCACCTATTGGGCAGACTTGGCCAAAACCTTTGAGGCACAACAGAAAAAGGCAGAGGCATTGCAGGCTATCCAAAAAGCGGTACAACTAGACCCTACAGATTATGAGAGCCTGAGAAAACTGCGCCAGCTGGAGAACAAAAAAGAAGTGTTCAGCTATTTCCCGCAGAATGATGTGTACGCCCTCATTAAAAACGCGCCCAAAGCCGCCGCCTTCCCAGAAGACAACAGCCTTATTCTGTTAGACGATGTGCAGAAAGTAGTATACAAAGGAGGAGCCTCTGAAGAAAAACGCACCGTGGTGGTGAAAGTATTCAACCAAAAGGGTGTAGAAGACTGGAAAGAATACGGCGTTTCTTACCACAACATGCAACGTCTGATTGTGGAGAAATCTGAAGTGGTGAAGCAGAACGGCAGCAAAGTACCCGCTGAAAGCAATGATGACCAATTGGTATTCACCAACCTGGAACCCGGCGATGCCATCCACATTAGCTATAAACTGGAGAACCATTTGAAGGGTAAACTGGCACCTTACTTCTGGGATCGTCAGTTCTTCAGCCATTTCTTGCCGTACCAAACCACCCGGTACAGCCTGTTGGTAGACCCTGAAACCAAATTCCAGCACAAAATGACCCAAGGCACGCTTGAGCCCAAAGTGCAGGCCTCAGATGAGTTCAAGCTATATGTCTGGGAACAGAAAAACCACGCCGGGTTAAAGAGCGAGGACAAGATGCCGGTGCTCGCGGATGTGGGCCAGACGCTGTACCTTTCCTCTTTCCCAGACTGGAATTTCATCTCTAGCTGGTACGCAGACCTGGCCTCTTCCAAGGCTCGCCCAGACTTTGAAGTGAAGCAGGCGGTAGAGGAGTTGTTCGCTGATAAAAAGAACCTGACGCCTATCCAGAAAGCCAGATCCATCTATGAATACATTACTTCTAACATCACGTACAGCTCCATTTCATTTAGGCAGAGTGGGTTAATCCCGCAGAAGCCCGCAGATGTGTTGAACACCAAGATTGGTGATTGCAAAGACGTGTCTACCCTGTTTGTGGCTATGTGCCAAGAAGCAGGTGTACCGGCGCAATTGGTGCTGGTCAACACCCGGGACAATGGTTTGCATGACCTTACCTTGCCTTCCATTGATTTCAACCACTGCATCGCCAAGGTGACGCTGCCTGGCAAGGAAACTTATGTGGAGTTGACTTCTAACTTCTTGCCCTTCGGTAGTTTCCACCAGAGCATGCTACAATCTGGCATATTAGAGATTGGTGACGGAAAGGCTCCTGCCAGCCGTACATTGACGCACTTGAACCCGGGCAACCGTCCACTAAACATCATTGACCGGAAGTCTACGGTGAAACTGGTAGGCAGCAATATTTCTGTTGAAGAAGACTATTACAGAACCGGCGCCATGGCCGCCGACGCCAAGCAGCGCTACCGGGACGCCAGCCAGAAAGAACGCGAAAAGATGATTCATGAGTCTTTTGGTTCTGTTTTGACCGGCTTTAAGCTGACCAAACTCTCTTTCAAAGGGCTGGAGGGCACGCAAGACACTGTTAAGAGCCATATTGCATACCAGGCAACGGACATGGTGACGCAGGTAGGCGGCATGTCTTTATTCTCCCTTCCATGGTTCAACAAGGCCTCTGCGCAAGACTTCACGTTCAATGAAACCCGCACCACGCCGGTAGACTTGTCACAGTCATTGTACGCAGACCATGACCGCGCCACTATTACCATGACCTTGCCAGACAAGAAAGTGTTAGCCGAAATGCCACTGCCAGTGAAACTGAGCTGCCCCGTTGCGGAGTACTCCTTAACATGCAAGAAGGTAAACAACCAACTAGTCTTCACCCGCGAGCTTCGCTTTACCAAGGATATCATTGAACCGCAGCAAATGGCTGCGTTTGAAGAATTCTACAAAAAAGTGATCGCTGCTGACGCCAAACAACTGGCCCTGAAATAA